From the Roseofilum casamattae BLCC-M143 genome, the window TTCATTATGTCTAATCCCTCGATCGCACCGAAACCCACCTCTCCCGATGTCCTCGAGGAGCTGACTACCTTGGAACTGGCCAGAGCTTTGGCGCAACGGCTGGCTATTTCTGGAGACGAGTGGCATAAGCTGAAGTCGAACCGGAAAGCGCGATCGCAGGAACAAGCCAGTGCTGCCTTAATTTACTTATTGCAAAACCAACCGGAGGAAGCTCTACTACGACTGCAACAAGCAACCGGATGGTTAGATCGCTCCATCAGCGCGCCTCCTTGTCCGGATCGCCATTAGAATTATCCGTCATTATTCCAGCCAACTCGATAAGTCTCGTCCGATTAAATCTTGCAGTTGGAGAATATCATCGCGATAGTCTTTGGTTAACTCCCGGCGCAGTTTGGCAGATAATTCCGGTTTACCTAAATTTTTTTGTTTCAGGCGATCGGCTAAATTCTTGCGAAAGTCTTTCGGCAGTATAGTTTTTGCGATCGCCTTCAAAGGGTTGGGACGATTCAGCAATGTATTCACGGTCTGGTTTTTTGGAACTTGAGTTGGATTGTGTTTTTTCTTCACATTAGCAACAAAATTATCGTCAACCTCTAAAAATTGGAAAATATCTTTCGTTAACCCCGTCGGATCGTTGCGCAAGTCTTCATACAAATAGACTTTAATGCGATCGCGATCGAAGCGATCGAAATAGCGTTTTAACTGAACGGAGTAAAATCCCCGTCGCTTGTGATGCCATTGAAAGCTCCACCCTTTGGCAATTCTTTCCTCTTCAGCGTCTAATGTTTTCGCAAAATCAGGAATGGGTTCGCGACCGTTACTCATGGAAAAAAGAAAATGGGAAAAGGCGCGATCGACCGGATTTCTCAGAATCGCAATAAGTTTGGCATCGGGAATGTAATTATGAATTCTCTCGGGAGCTTTTTCGCTGTAAATATAGGACGTAGATGCTTCTCCGATCGCTTTCTCGTTTGTTACTCCATCAAATAACGCCCGATAATTGTCGAGATCGGTAAT encodes:
- a CDS encoding DUF6439 family protein, with the protein product MSNPSIAPKPTSPDVLEELTTLELARALAQRLAISGDEWHKLKSNRKARSQEQASAALIYLLQNQPEEALLRLQQATGWLDRSISAPPCPDRH
- a CDS encoding sulfotransferase family protein, translated to MTLPNFLLIGAAKSGTSSLYYYLKQHPQVYMPASRDQKEPDFFALEGEDINRIGPYGTHTMTNAITDLDNYRALFDGVTNEKAIGEASTSYIYSEKAPERIHNYIPDAKLIAILRNPVDRAFSHFLFSMSNGREPIPDFAKTLDAEEERIAKGWSFQWHHKRRGFYSVQLKRYFDRFDRDRIKVYLYEDLRNDPTGLTKDIFQFLEVDDNFVANVKKKHNPTQVPKNQTVNTLLNRPNPLKAIAKTILPKDFRKNLADRLKQKNLGKPELSAKLRRELTKDYRDDILQLQDLIGRDLSSWLE